In Carassius gibelio isolate Cgi1373 ecotype wild population from Czech Republic chromosome B17, carGib1.2-hapl.c, whole genome shotgun sequence, a single window of DNA contains:
- the ctage5 gene encoding melanoma inhibitory activity protein 2 isoform X1 encodes MAAVYALILFQIVFSFLHQGLGLISDYKLCGDPECERMISRVQAQRDHSAKDCRFLNFKKGDMITVYYKLTGKRNDLWAGSIEKLSGLFPKDAIKVDQLFIDEKKEIQVPTQEYDFICFDDKGLVIEPSSEFDDLEDLSQETNLNEVEDKPTETEESEPSQISVQDVSDQNSPKTTEKGGSSWIGSAVSGWFGRNEQSNDEPQDEISEVSFKSRKIEMDIEENHVEEKTNSGTFGWISGELTNAFGLGNKDLKTDAQDNIENPTNDEDTSSQQSSSLESMGRDVLDLSEDHSEAATKHEAEKTDENLNNQDESILNLSQNMGVDDNIQRDENNLDSSVENKDGPLEDRKTENGKEEEQAGWYGNMYNRITNLYKEEQTKDDEDDGGNDKLESPGSATNTETTETKDSESSSQSVFSVNSLTSMLKLPFQADSVVKRDEEMREKEEHPGLEDFDEEQKNNEDQEEEMLTDIDEQDSNPTDTDVLSVATDNLEQLDEVSNMTKYSTYSQILENKSADNLTDELQNENITEFFEGKVEQVTRDVKSDEEQTGKEEDPGKEDFDEEQNNYKDQEEKVLIDIYEQDSNPIDTDVHMETQSLSNKTITLKDSIEQLDVGSNMTDDSIDSQILETKSADHLNQEVKHENNVDFFEGKVEQNPRDVQSDQEKKGKEEDPGKEDFDEEQNNYKDQEEKVLIDIYEQDSNPIDTDVHMETQSLSNKTITLKDSIEQLDVGSNMTDDSIDSQILETKSADHLNQEVKHENNVDFFEGKVEQNPRDVQSDPEKKGKEEDPGKEDFDEKQNNYKDQEDKMLTDIYKQDSNPTDTDMLSEKTMTFKDSIASDSIEQLDVESKMTEDNIDSQILETKSANDLTEEVKSENNADVLDGAVEKNMKDVQSDKEKTGKEANSGRGDFIEQQNVNNEEISDVVKQKSTTKDVELLSETQVLSDETITLKDSVASDYIRDIDDFSKESNAQNVDEIKSANTNDKVIESTNNLTDSADDISKGKLTQSLCDQGNLDIIKQQEKDANETSADPVTDANTSELSDIQTGTQLHHEKTQESNVADLYADSHTETLTAGQSVNADVNAELIMDALSEYNNEKQLAEGDQGISKENDELVIDRKDELVMERNEAQLDEVLPKDITFHQEKLSDSEARAMQMSNEHKLGTNINPLDERSSPNHTLVADELTVTSEEKLHSELESNSSLNVTDYEIDNTSESHHESLVTENSGISIVKDTDSVGKYDDEAIVHEEQEKPDTVSEHTGHDPSLPKNADIDNIPNAVAEDLDGFTTSSETELTNEFFSKNDSVQDGNINIMHEQNQSVEHKVETDTANNEDCQTDSESVRQREESGTGAIWDQSDDGDMAVKSKDKEEHSDEEKPGSLETQDKKTANEPTETSKEYTNLYPHLSEQNIEDLLDLFGHQKLSWLDSKMGNVNAGQDNDDIDELGDFEQLLDYHMKMNTKLGHIQQDNGFPGRDNAKEYPALQKLLTLLSSQRTKYSPVITDNSLESPGISKDDCVHEACLDVNKNTQISTIEAENNQVTEDRADINDLGNPQNEPVSEEKDLSANRANVEDVQTDEQDIQKHEDWTSSETKKSTFQNHGLISEEHVESQKGEGQFRQMAVFVEVTINEIASIVNKVVSSLPDDIRPGPDLYGLPWEAVVFTGFLGLFTLLLFSCRFIHSIRSRLYASKEKQMALKVAELLDEKCKVLETFSEVKRKFDKLESTLQNNGMSAQAAEKDNLEVASQKLEQSNAQMKNEIERLQEELSQQNKARKQQEDQLAELEQILRNLEEEAKERKSQLEQDNTTLKIHEINTERLQKNLQAAKEEHAILLESKAQLVQEAEDWGERLGELEEEMKMCERSHTSMLEDCANKDDRIKSLTEHLLKMRDWDSEDESCVDGSTNTAGAENGDSSDFHQKQKVQKLIEAAKMSADLKSMEEDKNRVFATLADEIKAKEDLQEGIKQLEEQKEVLESESANYASESQKLQQKLQIMTEMYQENELKLHRMLTVEEKERLQKEEKLNKAGKKISLAAEELYTYRQRAKDLEEELERTSQAYKNQFASHEKKAHDNWLAARAADRDLADVKRENAHLRQRLTDAQFKFEILEKDLREGRPLFRGERSPFGPSPLSRPSSETRAFLSPPTLMDGPLRLSPQFMGPGRASRGVVEPPSGGPDFERSGPHSDSGSLSPSWDRERRGPPPPPGHPLPDPGMPFRRPPPGLYHMGPLPPRPPLPSETYFGDKSDSSFLRNSSSISENENRDGPHSMPGDMRLPPDPDLRMGPPLGPPLMGMPPLMDPRGPHFPPRGPYGPPEFFPPRGPGGPPMGMRGPFPPGMFPRAPMPLPQHMGYLPPRPPSDSFSPRPPPRPSPPGSEQPPDQSPSPHDVI; translated from the exons ATGGCAGCTGTATATGCATTAATTTTGTTTCAGATTGTCTTCAGTTTTTTACACCAGggtttgggtttgatttcagactACAAACTATGTGGAGACCCCGAATGTGAAC GCATGATAAGTCGGGTGCAGGCACAGAGAGATCATAGTGCTAAAGACTGCCGCTTTCTTAACTTCAAAAAAGGGGATATGATCACGGTTTACTACAAACTTACTGGAAAAAGAAATGATCTCTGGGCAGGAAGT aTAGAAAAGCTGTCTGGATTGTTCCCAAAAGATGCCATCAAAGTTGATCAACTGTTCATTGATGAAAAAAAGGAAATCCAGGTGCCGACCCAG GAATATGACTTCATCTGCTTTGATGATAAGGGGTTAGTGATTGAGCCCAGCAGTGAATTTGATGATCTGGAAGATTTGTCACAAGAAACCAATCTCAATGAAGTCGAAGATAAACCTACGGAAACAGAAGAGAGTGAACCCAGCCAGATTTCTGTTCAAGATGTTTCTGATCAAAACAGCCCCAAGACGACAGAAAAAGGTGGGTCTTCCTGGATAGGCTCTGCTGTTAGTGGATGGTTTGGCAGGAATGAACAAAGCAATGATGAACCACAGGATGAGATCAGTGAAGTATCCTTCAAAAGCAGAAAAATTGAGATGGATATTGAGGAGAATCATGTGGAGGAGAAGACAAATTCTGGAACGTTTGGGTGGATCAGCGGTGAATTAACCAATGCTTTTGGGTTGGGAAACAAGGATCTAAAAACTGATGCTCAGGACAATATTGAGAACCCAACAAATGATGAAGATACCTCATCTCAGCAGTCTAGCTCCTTGGAAAGTATGGGTAGAGATGTCTTGGACCTTAGTGAAGACCATTCTGAAGCTGCGACTAAACATGAAGCTGAGAAAACAGATGAAAACTTAAACAACCAGGACGAGAGTATTCTTAACCTGAGTCAGAACATGGGTGTTGATGACAACATACAGAGAGATGAAAACAACCTTGACAGCAGTGTGGAAAATAAGGATGGTCCTTTGGAGGACAGGAAAACAGAAAATGGAAAAGAAGAGGAGCAGGCAGGATGGTATGGAAATATGTACAACAGAATCACAAACCTTTACAAAGAAGAGCAAActaaagatgatgaagatgatggagGCAATGACAAACTAGAAAGCCCTGGATCTGCTACAAATACTGAGACCACTGAAACCAAAGATTCTGAATCAAGTTCACAGTCCGTATTTTCAGTCAACAGCCTGACATCAATGCTTAAGCTTCCTTTTCAAGCAGACTCAGTAGTAAAGAGAGATGAGGAAATGAGAGAAAAGGAAGAACATCCAGGTTTGGAAGACTTTGatgaagaacaaaaaaataatgaggaTCAAGAAGAAGAAATGTTGACTGATATTGATGAACAGGACTCAAACCCAACAGACACTGATGTACTTAGTGTTGCAACTGATAACCTGGAACAACTAGATGAAGTATCGAATATGACTAAATACAGCACATATTCACAAATCCTTGAGAATAAGTCAGCAGATAATTTAACTGACGAacttcaaaatgaaaacattacagaATTTTTTGAGGGAAAGGTGGAGCAAGTTACGAGAGATGTGAAAAGTGATGAGGAACAGACAGGAAAGGAAGAAGATCCAGGTAAGGAAGACTTTGATGAGGAACAAAATAATTACAAGGATCAAGAAGAAAAAGTGTTGATTGATATTTATGAACAGGACTCAAACCCAATAGACACTGATGTACATATGGAAACTCAGTCACTGTCTAATAAAACAATAACTTTAAAAGATAGCATTGAACAATTAGATGTAGGATCTAATATGACAGATGACAGCATAGATTCACAAATCCTTGAAACCAAGTCAGCAGATCATTTAAATCAAGAagttaaacatgaaaacaatgttGATTTTTTCGAGGGAAAGGTGGAGCAAAATCCAAGAGATGTGCAAAGTGATCaggaaaagaaaggaaaggaaGAAGATCCAGGTAAAGAAGACTTTGATGAGGAACAAAATAATTACAAGGATCAAGAAGAAAAAGTGTTGATTGATATTTATGAACAGGACTCAAACCCAATAGACACTGATGTACATATGGAAACTCAGTCACTGTCTAATAAAACAATAACTTTAAAAGATAGCATTGAACAACTAGATGTAGGATCTAATATGACAGATGACAGCATAGATTCACAAATCCTTGAAACCAAGTCAGCAGATCATTTAAATCAAGAagttaaacatgaaaacaatgttGATTTTTTCGAGGGAAAGGTGGAGCAAAATCCAAGAGATGTGCAAAGTGATCCggaaaagaaaggaaaggaaGAAGATCCAGGTAAAGAAGACTTtgatgagaaacaaaataattacaaGGATCAAGAAGATAAAATGTTGACTGATATTTATAAGCAGGACTCAAACCCAACAGACACTGACATGCTAAGTGAAAAAACAATGACTTTTAAAGACAGCATTGCATCTGATAGCATTGAACAGCTAGACGTAGAATCTAAAATGACAGAAGATAACATAGATTCACAAATCCTTGAAACCAAGTCAGCAAATGATTTAACTGAAGAggttaaaagtgaaaataatgcTGATGTTTTAGATGGCGCTGTAGAGAAAAATATGAAAGATGTGCAAAGTGATAAGGAAAAGACAGGAAAGGAGGCAAATTCAGGCAGGGGTGATTTTATTGAACAACAGAATGTGAATAATGAAGAAATATCTGATGTTGTCAAGCAGAAATCAACCACAAAGGATGTTGAATTACTTAGTGAAACTCAGGTTCTCTCTGAtgaaacaattactttaaaagaCAGTGTTGCATCTGATTACATTAGAGATATAGATGACTTTTCTAAAGAATCGAATGCCCAAAATGTTGATGAAATTAAGTCTGCAAATACAAACGATAAAGTTATTGAGAGCACAAACAACTTAACTGATTCAGCTGATGACATTTCAAAGGGCAAGTTGACACAAAGTCTGTGTGATCAAGGCAATTTAGACATTATCAAACAGCAAGAAAAGGATGCTAATGAAACTAGCGCAGATCCTGTAACTGATGCTAATACATCTGAACTGTCAGATATTCAAACAGGTACTCAGTTACATCATGAAAAAACACAAGAATCGAATGTTGCAGATTTGTACGCTGACTCTCATACTGAAACTCTCACGGCTGGTCAAAGTGTAaatgcagatgtaaatgcagaacTGATTATGGATGCATTATCagaatataataatgaaaaacaattaGCTGAAGGCGATCAAGGTATATCGAAAGAAAATGATGAGTTAGTTATAGACAGAAAAGATGAATTAGTTATGGAAAGAAATGAGGCACAGTTAGATGAAGTACTACCAAAAGACATCACATTTCATCAAGAAAAGTTATCAGATTCAGAAGCACGTGCAATGCAAATGAGCAATGAACATAAACTGGGCACAAACATAAATCCTCTTGATGAAAGATCTTCTCCTAATCACACTCTTGTAGCAGATGAATTAACTGTAACTAGTGAAGAAAAATTGCATTCAGAGCTTGAGTCAAATTCATCCCTAAATGTCACAGATTATGAGATAGATAATACCAGTGAATCGCATCATGAATCATTGGTAACAGAAAACTCAGGTATAAGTATTGTTAAGGATACTGATTCAGTAGGTAAATATGATGATGAGGCTATAGTTCATGAAGAGCAAGAGAAACCAGATACAGTTTCCGAACATACAGGTCATGATCCCAGTTTACCAAAAAATGCAGACATTGATAATATTCCTAATGCTGTGGCTGAAGACCTAGATGGCTTTACAACTTCCTCAGAAACAGAACTGACAAATGAATTCTTCTCAAAGAATGACTCTGTTCAGGATGGCAATATTAATATCATGCATGAGCAAAATCAAAGTGTTGAGCACAAAGTGGAGACTGACACAGCAAATAATGAGGATTGTCAAACAGATTCAGAAAGTGTCAGACAAAGGGAGGAAAGTGGCACAGGTGCCATCTGGGATCAAAGTGATGACGGTGACATGGCAGTGAAGTCAAAAGATAAAGAAGAACATAGTGATGAAGAAAAGCCTGGAAGCCTTGAAACTCAAGACAAAAAAACTGCCAATGAACCTACAGAAACCTCTAAAGAATATACAAACTTATATCCTCACCTGAGCGAACAGAATATTGAAGACCTTTTAGATTTATTTGGACACCAGAAGTTGTCGTGGCTGGATTCCAAAATGGGAAATGTTAATGCAGGTCAAGATAATGATGACATTGATGAACTTGGTGACTTTGAACAGCTGTTGGATTACCatatgaagatgaacaccaaatTGGGACATATTCAACAAGATAATGGTTTTCCTGGCAGGGATAATGCTAAAGAATATCCAGCACTACAAAAACTGTTAACCCTCTTATCTTCTCAAAGAACGAAATATTCACCAGTGATAACAGATAACAGTTTAGAAAGCCCAG GGATCAGCAAAGATGACTGTGTTCATGAAGCATGTCTAGATGTGAATAAGAATACACAAATCTCCACAATAGAGGCTGAAAATAATCAAGTTACCGAAGACAGAGCTGATATAAATGATTTGGGCAATCCTCAGAATGAGCCAGTCTCTGAGGAAAAGGACCTTTCAGCAAACAGAGCTAATGTGGAGGATGTTCAGACTGATGAGCAGGATATACAAAAGCATGAAGATTGGACATCTTCTGAAACCAAGAAAAGTACTTTCCAAAACCATGGTCTTATCTCTGAGGAGCATGTTGAATCACAGAAAG GTGAAGGGCAATTTCGTCAGATGGCAGTTTTTGTTGAAGTCACAATTAATGAAATTGCATCTATAGTGAACAAG GTTGTGTCTTCACTTCCTGATGATATCCGGCCTGGCCCAGACTTATATGGACTGCCATGGGAAGCTGTGGTTTTCACTGGATTTTTAGGTTTATTCACACTGCTTCTGTTCAGCTGCAGGTTCATTCATTCT atcAGAAGTCGACTATATGCAA GTAAAGAAAAGCAAATGGCGCTCAAAGTGGCTGAACTGCTTGATGAAAAATGCAAAGTGCTAGAGACATTCAGTGAGGTTAAACGGAAG TTTGACAAACTAGAGTCCACACTGCAGAACAATGGCATGTCTGCACAAGCTGCAGAAAAAGACAATTTAGAG GTGGCATCACAGAAGCTCGAACAATCAAATGCACAGATGAAAAATGAAATCGAGAGGCTGCAAGAAGAGCTATCCCAACAAAACAAAGCAAGAAAACAGCAAGAGGATCAG CTTGCTGAACTCGAGCAGATTTTAAGAAATTTAGAAGAGGAAGCTAAAGAACGAAAGTCCCAGTTAGAACAG GACAACACAACGCTGAAGATCCATGAGATCAACACCGAGCGACTGCAGAAGAACCTGCAGGCGGCCAAAGAAGAGCACGCAATACTGCTCGAGAGTAAAGCACAG CTGGTGCAGGAGGCAGAGGACTGGGGTGAACGTCTCGGTGAGCTGGAGGAGGAGATGAAAATGTGTGAAAGATCACATACTAGCATGCTGGAGGACTGCGCTAATAAAGATGATCGCATCAAG TCACTGACGGAGCACCTTTTGAAGATGCGAGATTGGGATTCTGAGGACGAGAGCTGCGTTGACGGTAGCACTAATACAGCTGGAGCTGAGAATGGAGACAGTTCGG ATTTCCATCAGAAGCAAAAAGTACAGAAACTTATTGAAGCGGCCAAG ATGAGTGCAGACTTGAAGTCCATGGAGGAGGACAAGAACAGAGTATTCGCTACACTCGCAGATGAAATTAAAGCCAAAGAAGATCTCCAAG AGGGGATCAAACAGCTTGAGGAGCAGAAGGAAGTGTTGGAATCAGAAAGTGCCAACTATGCTAGTGAAAGCCAGAAACTCCAGCAGAAACTCCAGATCATGACTGAGATGTACCAGGAGAATGAACTCAAACTACACAG GATGTTGACAGTGGAGGAGAAGGAGCGCTTGCAGAAGGAGGAGAAGCTCAACAAGGCAGGCAAGAAGATCAGTCTTGCTGCAGAGGAGCTCTACACTTATAG ACAACGAGCCAAAGACCTCGAGGAAGAACTGGAGAGGACTTCACAGGCCTACAAGAATCAG TTTGCTTCTCATGAGAAAAAGGCTCATGATAACTGG CTAGCCGCAAGGGCAGCAGATCGAGACCTGGCTGATGTCAAGAGAGAAAACGCTCATCTCCGCCAGAG GCTGACTGATGCCCAATTCAAGTTTGAGATACTTGAAAAGGATTTACGAGAGGGCAGACCTTTATTTAGAG GTGAAAGATCTCCATTTGGACCCTCTCCTCTTAGCCGACCATCCTCAGAAACACGGGCCTTCCTGTCCCCTCCGACACTAATGGATGGACCCCTTCGACTCTCACCTCAGTTTATGGGTCCAGGAAGAG CATCCCGTGGCGTGGTAGAGCCCCCTAGTGGTGGGCCAGACTTTGAGCGGAGTGGCCCTCACTCTGATAGTGGCTCACTGTCTCCCTCCTGGGACAGGGAACGCAGGGGCCCTCCCCCACCTCCAG GGCACCCTCTCCCAGACCCGGGTATGCCCTTTAGGAGGCCTCCTCCAGGTCTGTATCATATGGGTCCGCTGCCTCCTAGACCTCCACTTCCTTCTGAGACATACTTTGGTGATAAATCAG aTTCATCATTTCTAAGAAACAGTTCATCCATTAGTGAGAATGAGAACAGAGAC GGTCCTCACTCGATGCCTGGTGACATGAGATTGCCCCCTGATCCAGATTTAAGAATGGGACCTCCTCTTGGCCCCCCATTAATGGGAATGCCCCCACTGATGGACCCTAGGGGCCCACACTTCCCACCCAGGGGCCCTTATGGACCTCCGGAGTTCTTTCCCCCTCGTGGACCTGGTGGTCCCCCCATGGGCA TGCGAGGGCCATTTCCCCCGGGAATGTTTCCCAGAGCTCCAATGCCGCTCCCTCAACATATGGGTTATCTGCCACCAAGACCTCCGTCTGACAGCTTCTCCCCCAGACCGCCACCCAGACCCTCCCCACCGGGCAGCGAGCAGCCCCCCGACCAGTCGCCCTCTCCACATGATGTCATCTGA